The following proteins are co-located in the Dehalococcoides mccartyi 195 genome:
- a CDS encoding class I SAM-dependent methyltransferase: MFKKLADINNKPELYQQYSAPVLWNDPHISSRMLEFHLNPDIEPASRKAVFIEKSARWIAEYFGLGDGKRVCDFGCGPGLYTSHLAAAGADVTGIDFSSRSIAYARESASAHNLDIHYIEQNYLEFAAPKKFDLITLIYCDYCALSPAQRCRLLSVWRKCLKDGGQILLDVFSLSAYEGRAESAAYGHRLMDGFWSGHDYFGFVNTFKYPLEKVVLDKYTIIEADREWQVFNWLKYFSAAELKDELAENGFEVTGVFSDVAGKVYCETSPEIAVVARKKN, translated from the coding sequence GTGTTTAAAAAACTGGCAGATATAAATAATAAGCCTGAGTTATATCAGCAGTACAGTGCGCCTGTACTCTGGAATGACCCTCATATCTCCTCCCGTATGCTGGAGTTTCACCTCAACCCGGATATTGAGCCTGCATCACGCAAAGCAGTCTTCATTGAAAAATCTGCCCGCTGGATAGCAGAATATTTTGGTTTGGGTGACGGCAAGCGGGTCTGTGATTTCGGTTGCGGGCCGGGGCTTTATACCAGCCATTTGGCGGCTGCGGGTGCAGATGTGACCGGTATAGATTTTTCAAGCCGCTCTATAGCTTATGCCCGTGAATCCGCATCTGCCCATAATCTGGATATCCATTATATAGAGCAAAACTATCTGGAGTTTGCTGCCCCGAAGAAGTTTGACCTGATAACTCTTATCTACTGTGATTACTGCGCGCTCAGCCCGGCCCAGCGTTGCCGGCTTCTTTCGGTCTGGCGGAAATGCCTGAAAGATGGCGGGCAGATATTGCTGGATGTATTTTCTCTTTCAGCTTACGAAGGGCGGGCGGAAAGTGCAGCTTACGGACACCGCTTGATGGACGGCTTCTGGTCAGGCCATGATTATTTCGGCTTTGTTAACACTTTTAAATATCCGCTCGAAAAAGTAGTGCTGGATAAATACACTATTATAGAGGCGGATAGGGAGTGGCAGGTCTTCAACTGGCTGAAGTATTTTTCTGCCGCAGAGCTGAAAGACGAGTTAGCCGAAAACGGGTTTGAGGTAACAGGTGTATTTTCAGATGTTGCCGGGAAGGTTTACTGCGAAACTTCACCTGAAATTGCCGTAGTTGCCCGCAAGAAAAACTAA
- a CDS encoding metal ABC transporter permease: protein MIEALGYGFIQNAIWAGLLAAIGCGIIGSYVVVKKLVSISGGIAHASFGGIGLGYLLGISPVLGALVFSLLAAAGMGAITRRGRISEDTVIGMLWSLGMALGVIFIGLTPGYAPDLFSYLFGNILTVPSSDLLLMLVLDALIIGVVWLFYKEFLGISFDEEFCRVSGMPTGLLYIIMLGLIALTVVMLIRVVGIILVIALLTIPAAVARRFTDNLFKMMLLSIGFGMVFCLGGLWLSYVLDLASGATIILFSAAVFLLVWAFKNKKKQEPVRD from the coding sequence ATGATAGAGGCTTTGGGGTATGGTTTTATCCAGAATGCTATTTGGGCTGGTCTGCTGGCGGCCATAGGCTGCGGGATTATTGGCAGTTATGTAGTAGTAAAAAAACTGGTATCTATAAGCGGCGGTATTGCCCATGCTTCATTCGGGGGAATAGGGTTGGGATATCTGCTGGGTATCAGCCCTGTGCTTGGGGCATTGGTATTCAGTCTGCTGGCCGCGGCCGGCATGGGTGCCATTACCCGCCGGGGACGTATAAGTGAAGATACGGTTATCGGTATGCTCTGGTCTTTGGGTATGGCTCTGGGTGTTATTTTTATAGGGCTGACACCCGGTTATGCCCCGGACTTATTCAGTTATCTTTTCGGCAATATTCTGACAGTGCCGTCTTCAGATTTGCTGCTTATGCTGGTGCTGGATGCCCTGATAATAGGGGTGGTCTGGCTTTTTTATAAAGAGTTTCTGGGTATATCTTTTGACGAAGAGTTTTGCCGTGTCAGCGGTATGCCTACCGGCCTTTTATACATAATAATGCTGGGGCTTATAGCTTTGACAGTAGTGATGCTGATACGGGTAGTGGGCATAATACTGGTGATAGCTTTGCTGACTATACCGGCAGCGGTTGCCCGCCGTTTTACTGATAACCTTTTTAAAATGATGCTGCTTTCAATTGGATTTGGTATGGTCTTCTGTTTGGGCGGTTTGTGGCTTTCATATGTGCTGGACCTGGCTTCGGGGGCTACTATCATACTCTTTAGTGCGGCTGTATTCCTTTTGGTTTGGGCTTTTAAAAACAAAAAGAAGCAAGAGCCGGTCAGAGACTAA
- a CDS encoding cyclase family protein, which produces MKKIYDLSPEIRPEMISWPGDGPPQIKLLHSIRGGFPTNLGQLTMTLHNGSHIDAPLHFFEDGDGVGEIPLEILIGNVRVLCFSGVKTITRDMLEQAELRGVTRLILATDNETLWDKPDFDRNYTYIDIGAARYLTEIGIRLLGIDYLSVEDFEETQGVHKHLLSRGVVILESLQLAGVAEGDYELFCLPLKLGKVDGAPARVILIER; this is translated from the coding sequence ATGAAAAAGATTTATGACTTAAGCCCCGAAATACGCCCTGAAATGATTAGCTGGCCGGGTGATGGCCCTCCGCAGATAAAGCTTTTGCATAGTATCAGGGGTGGTTTTCCCACCAACCTCGGTCAGCTTACCATGACATTACATAACGGCAGCCATATTGATGCCCCCCTCCATTTTTTTGAAGATGGCGATGGGGTGGGTGAGATACCCCTTGAGATACTTATTGGCAATGTCCGTGTTTTGTGCTTTAGCGGGGTGAAAACTATAACCCGTGATATGCTTGAGCAGGCTGAACTAAGGGGGGTAACCCGGCTTATACTGGCTACGGATAATGAAACCCTTTGGGATAAGCCTGATTTTGACCGGAACTATACTTATATAGACATCGGGGCTGCCCGTTATCTGACCGAGATAGGTATACGCCTGCTGGGTATAGATTACCTTTCGGTAGAGGATTTTGAAGAGACTCAGGGAGTGCACAAGCACCTTTTAAGCCGTGGGGTAGTTATATTGGAAAGTCTGCAGCTTGCAGGTGTGGCTGAAGGGGATTATGAGCTTTTTTGCCTGCCCTTGAAACTGGGTAAAGTAGACGGTGCCCCCGCCAGAGTAATATTAATAGAGAGATAA
- a CDS encoding universal stress protein: protein MYFKRILVALDGTKTAEKTLPIAECMAGAAETQLLLVSICDPKPKITDERQKYLDIKAAELQAKGIKSSGKMFCGELLPLILKCIRDNDIDLLCVASHGYTGIKKMVLGSVSEKLIKSTNLPVLLVKDGYDADKAAFGNILLPLDGSLFSEACLKQVSVLARDFKSKLTLLVVIQPPCIPSDRSPSIQPSWDEYYQALLEELKQQAQAYLERLTGELRENGIETEFRMEVSDNIPETILSTAEDINASLISFTTHNRSGIEKWYYGSVAAGLIENSPRPMLLWRNSI, encoded by the coding sequence ATGTATTTTAAGCGCATACTGGTTGCTCTTGATGGGACAAAAACTGCTGAAAAAACCCTGCCCATAGCTGAATGTATGGCTGGGGCTGCCGAAACACAACTCCTGCTGGTAAGTATATGTGACCCCAAACCCAAAATCACCGATGAGCGCCAGAAGTATTTGGATATCAAAGCGGCTGAGTTGCAGGCAAAAGGCATTAAATCCAGCGGAAAAATGTTTTGCGGTGAACTGCTGCCGCTCATTTTGAAGTGTATAAGGGATAATGATATTGACCTGCTGTGTGTGGCTTCTCATGGATATACCGGTATTAAGAAAATGGTACTGGGCAGCGTTTCCGAAAAGCTTATTAAATCTACCAATCTGCCGGTTTTGCTGGTAAAAGATGGGTACGACGCAGACAAGGCAGCTTTCGGGAATATTTTATTGCCACTGGATGGCTCTCTTTTTTCAGAGGCTTGTCTGAAGCAGGTATCAGTTCTGGCCCGTGATTTTAAAAGCAAACTTACCCTGCTGGTGGTTATTCAGCCCCCCTGCATACCCTCAGATCGTTCCCCCAGTATTCAACCCAGCTGGGATGAATACTATCAGGCGCTTCTGGAGGAGCTTAAACAACAGGCGCAGGCCTATCTGGAGCGGCTTACCGGCGAATTGCGGGAAAATGGAATTGAAACTGAATTCCGTATGGAAGTTTCAGATAATATTCCTGAAACTATTTTGAGTACCGCCGAAGATATAAATGCCTCTCTTATTTCATTTACCACCCATAACCGCTCCGGAATAGAGAAATGGTATTATGGAAGTGTGGCAGCCGGTTTGATTGAAAATTCCCCGCGCCCCATGCTGTTATGGCGGAACAGCATTTAA
- a CDS encoding nitroreductase family protein produces MDTLEAIFSRRSTRHYQNGDVSPSELDTLLRAGMAAPSAGNQQVWHFVVIDERRILDKIPDIHPYSKMLKEAPMAIMVCADTSAETKPGYWIQDCAAASQNILLAAEALGLGACWLGLHPREERKKGISQLLNLPANISPLSLIAIGKKGEVKPPAGRYLESHIHKNGWQV; encoded by the coding sequence ATGGACACACTTGAAGCAATATTCAGCCGCCGAAGCACCCGCCACTATCAAAACGGAGATGTAAGCCCCTCCGAACTGGATACCCTTTTGAGGGCAGGCATGGCCGCCCCTTCCGCCGGAAACCAGCAAGTCTGGCATTTTGTAGTTATAGATGAACGCCGCATACTTGATAAAATACCCGACATTCACCCCTACTCTAAAATGCTGAAAGAAGCCCCCATGGCTATTATGGTCTGTGCAGATACAAGCGCCGAAACCAAACCCGGTTACTGGATACAGGACTGCGCTGCCGCCAGCCAGAATATCCTGCTGGCGGCCGAGGCTTTGGGCTTAGGTGCCTGCTGGCTGGGGCTGCACCCCCGTGAGGAACGGAAAAAGGGCATCTCACAGCTTTTAAACCTTCCGGCCAATATCTCTCCGCTTAGCCTTATAGCCATTGGCAAGAAGGGGGAGGTAAAACCTCCGGCCGGGCGATATTTGGAAAGCCATATACACAAAAATGGCTGGCAGGTTTAG
- the rpiB gene encoding ribose 5-phosphate isomerase B, producing MSNISVAIGADHGGYGLKTDLLPFLNQLGIKVLDLGACTYDSADDYPDFALAVARKVACGQTDRGIIICGSGVGACITANKIKGVRAGLCHDVYSAHQGVEHDDMNVLCLGARVIGIEVAKEIITAFLNARFTGEERHKRRLEKLLQAEKEG from the coding sequence ATGAGTAATATCTCTGTTGCCATCGGGGCAGACCACGGCGGTTACGGCCTGAAAACAGACCTCTTACCCTTTTTAAATCAATTGGGGATAAAGGTGCTGGATTTGGGGGCATGTACCTATGATAGTGCTGATGACTATCCTGATTTTGCTTTAGCGGTGGCCCGAAAGGTTGCCTGCGGGCAGACAGACCGCGGCATTATCATCTGCGGCAGCGGGGTGGGCGCCTGTATCACCGCCAATAAAATCAAAGGCGTCAGGGCCGGCCTCTGCCACGATGTTTACTCCGCCCACCAGGGGGTGGAGCATGATGATATGAACGTGCTTTGTTTAGGGGCCAGGGTAATAGGCATTGAAGTAGCCAAAGAGATTATTACGGCCTTTTTAAATGCCCGCTTTACCGGCGAAGAACGGCACAAACGCCGCCTGGAAAAGCTGCTTCAGGCTGAAAAAGAGGGCTAA
- a CDS encoding ribulose-phosphate 3-epimerase, with amino-acid sequence MKDVKIVPAVLTDDPAAFECMLNQLESFAPSAQIDIMDGQFVPSLSIPPEVLGRYKPRFASEIHLMTLNPEEYLTYCKQHGAFRVIFHFEATTRPEYVISRIKELGFQAGLAVNPETPVSDFAYLVPQLDMVLFMSVIPGFYGAPFIPEVLLKVKEFKRRFPETEIGLDGGAKEGNIPEIVAAGVNDICVGSAIFRQTDPKSSYLYLDKLAKNASKEAGI; translated from the coding sequence TTGAAAGACGTAAAGATAGTGCCGGCTGTACTTACCGATGACCCTGCGGCCTTTGAGTGTATGCTAAACCAGCTGGAGAGTTTTGCTCCTTCTGCCCAGATAGATATTATGGACGGGCAGTTTGTGCCTTCGCTAAGCATCCCACCTGAAGTACTGGGCAGATACAAGCCCCGTTTTGCCTCTGAAATACACCTGATGACCCTTAATCCAGAAGAATACCTTACCTATTGCAAGCAGCACGGCGCTTTCAGGGTAATATTCCATTTTGAAGCAACAACCCGCCCCGAATATGTTATCAGCAGGATAAAGGAATTGGGTTTTCAAGCAGGGCTGGCGGTGAACCCTGAAACACCTGTTTCAGATTTTGCTTATCTGGTGCCGCAGCTGGACATGGTGCTTTTTATGTCGGTTATTCCCGGTTTTTACGGCGCGCCGTTTATACCTGAGGTGCTCCTGAAGGTAAAAGAGTTTAAACGCCGTTTTCCCGAAACTGAAATAGGTCTGGACGGCGGTGCTAAAGAGGGCAACATACCTGAGATTGTGGCGGCCGGGGTAAATGATATATGCGTGGGAAGTGCTATCTTCCGGCAAACTGACCCTAAGTCAAGCTACCTGTATTTGGATAAACTGGCTAAAAATGCCTCCAAAGAAGCGGGTATTTAG
- the tkt gene encoding transketolase, translating to MSNTKSDSLCINALRFLAVDAVQKANSGHPGAPMGMAAMAYALWQNFLKHNPQDPAWPNRDRFILSAGHASALLYSLLHLTGYDLPLDELKNFRQWGSKTPGHPEYGLTPGVEMTTGPLGQGFASGVGMAMAEAHLAAVFNQPDCKIIDHYTYGIVSDGDLMEGVASEAASLAGHLALGKLIYLYDDNEISIEGSTELAFTENTALRFESYGWQVIGPVDGLNPEAVSGAIKEAQSDSARPSLIICKTVIGFGSPNKAGKASAHGEPLGTDEVAKSRKSLGWDYEPFVIPPEALAEFRMALDKGKTAQQVWQSKLDYYSSRYPEKAALLQDRLSGKLPDNWDNELDKLFDKAMASREASGLIINTLASRLPALMGGSADLSPSNKTVIKDGGEYEPPHYEGRNIHFGVREHAMGAIANGLALHGGIIPYVATFLIFYDYMRPAVRLASLMGQRVIYIFTHDSIGLGEDGPTHQPIEQLAGLRSVPGLVTIRPADSYETAQAWKTAILRKDGPTAIALSRQKLPLLDNSQANSVNLAKGAYILAETDSRPQVALVASGSEVSIAVQAAEILKNKGVSSRVVSFPSWQLFEAQPRTYRQSILPASLPRVIIEAGSAQGWCKYLGANGDIISIDHFGASAPAPVLYQHFGLTPENMAEKALKLLENEDE from the coding sequence ATGTCAAATACAAAATCAGATAGTTTATGTATAAATGCCCTGCGCTTTCTTGCGGTAGACGCCGTTCAGAAGGCAAATTCGGGGCATCCCGGAGCACCTATGGGTATGGCCGCTATGGCCTATGCCCTGTGGCAAAATTTCCTCAAGCATAACCCCCAAGACCCGGCCTGGCCTAACCGTGACCGTTTCATACTTTCTGCCGGCCATGCCTCAGCCTTGCTTTACTCACTTCTCCACCTTACCGGTTATGATTTGCCGCTGGATGAGCTTAAAAATTTCCGCCAGTGGGGCAGTAAAACCCCGGGGCACCCGGAATACGGCCTGACCCCCGGCGTTGAGATGACTACCGGCCCGCTTGGGCAGGGTTTTGCCAGCGGTGTGGGTATGGCTATGGCCGAAGCCCATCTGGCCGCGGTTTTTAACCAGCCGGATTGCAAAATAATAGACCATTATACCTACGGCATAGTCTCTGACGGGGATTTGATGGAGGGCGTAGCCTCGGAAGCCGCCTCTTTGGCGGGGCATTTGGCACTGGGTAAGCTGATTTACCTGTATGACGATAATGAAATATCTATTGAAGGTTCAACAGAGCTGGCTTTTACCGAAAATACGGCTCTGCGTTTTGAAAGTTACGGCTGGCAGGTAATTGGCCCGGTAGACGGGCTTAACCCTGAGGCAGTTTCAGGGGCTATCAAAGAAGCCCAGTCAGATTCCGCCCGCCCCAGCCTGATTATCTGTAAAACAGTTATCGGTTTTGGCAGCCCGAACAAGGCCGGCAAGGCCTCTGCCCATGGTGAGCCGCTGGGAACAGACGAAGTGGCCAAAAGCCGCAAATCTTTAGGGTGGGATTACGAGCCTTTTGTAATACCGCCTGAAGCTCTGGCGGAATTCCGCATGGCACTGGATAAAGGCAAAACAGCCCAGCAGGTTTGGCAATCCAAGCTGGACTACTATTCAAGCCGTTATCCCGAAAAAGCCGCCCTTTTGCAGGACAGGCTTTCTGGTAAGCTGCCAGACAACTGGGATAATGAGCTGGATAAACTTTTTGACAAGGCTATGGCCAGCCGCGAGGCTTCCGGTTTGATTATAAATACACTGGCTTCCCGCCTGCCAGCCCTTATGGGCGGTTCGGCAGACCTCAGCCCGTCTAACAAAACTGTTATCAAAGACGGCGGCGAATATGAACCGCCGCATTATGAGGGGCGGAATATCCATTTCGGCGTACGTGAACACGCCATGGGAGCAATAGCCAACGGGCTGGCTCTCCACGGCGGGATTATACCTTATGTTGCCACTTTCCTTATATTTTATGATTACATGCGTCCGGCGGTAAGGCTGGCATCCCTTATGGGTCAAAGGGTTATTTATATTTTTACCCATGACTCTATCGGTCTGGGAGAGGACGGCCCTACCCACCAGCCTATTGAACAGCTGGCCGGTTTACGTTCGGTGCCCGGTCTGGTTACTATCCGCCCGGCAGATTCGTATGAAACAGCCCAGGCATGGAAAACGGCCATACTCCGCAAGGACGGCCCGACCGCCATTGCCCTCTCCCGCCAGAAACTGCCTCTCTTAGATAACTCACAGGCAAATTCCGTAAACTTGGCCAAAGGGGCATATATACTGGCAGAAACAGATTCCCGCCCGCAGGTTGCCCTGGTAGCCAGCGGCTCAGAAGTAAGCATAGCCGTTCAGGCGGCTGAAATACTTAAAAATAAAGGCGTCTCGTCAAGGGTAGTATCCTTCCCTTCGTGGCAGCTTTTTGAGGCCCAACCCCGGACCTACCGCCAGAGCATCTTGCCCGCTTCCCTGCCGCGGGTAATAATAGAAGCCGGCAGTGCACAGGGATGGTGCAAATATTTGGGCGCAAACGGTGATATTATTTCCATTGACCATTTCGGGGCATCAGCCCCGGCGCCTGTGCTTTACCAACACTTTGGGCTAACCCCGGAAAATATGGCTGAAAAGGCTTTAAAGCTTTTGGAGAATGAAGATGAGTAA
- a CDS encoding metal ABC transporter ATP-binding protein, with product MSDTPALVFRGVSAGFDGLTVLEDITFSQPAGRMLGIIGPNGGGKTTLLKLILGLIQPDCGSIKVLGKSPEDARPEIGYVSQYHLFDRDFPISVLEVVLMGRYAKRGLARRYSSGDVALAKEYLDKVGMLPFAHRQIGQLSGGQQKRVFIARALVNQPKLLILDEPTAGVDAAMQTGLYELLETLKKEMTIIMVTHDISAVAVCIDDIACLNKHLSYHHAEEGLTAEALSETYNCPIQLIAHGQVPHRVLKEHV from the coding sequence ATGTCTGACACGCCAGCCCTGGTGTTTAGGGGAGTTAGTGCCGGTTTTGACGGCCTTACAGTACTGGAAGATATTACTTTTTCCCAGCCTGCAGGACGGATGCTGGGGATTATAGGCCCGAATGGCGGGGGAAAAACTACCCTCCTAAAGCTGATTTTGGGTCTTATTCAGCCTGACTGCGGCAGTATCAAGGTTTTGGGTAAAAGCCCCGAAGATGCCCGGCCAGAGATTGGCTATGTTTCCCAATATCACCTTTTTGACCGTGACTTTCCCATAAGTGTTTTGGAAGTGGTGCTGATGGGCAGGTATGCCAAAAGGGGTTTAGCCCGCCGCTACTCCAGTGGGGATGTGGCCTTGGCTAAGGAGTATCTGGATAAAGTGGGTATGCTGCCGTTTGCTCACAGACAGATTGGCCAGCTTTCAGGCGGTCAGCAAAAGAGGGTATTTATTGCGCGGGCGTTGGTTAATCAGCCGAAACTGCTTATCCTGGATGAACCGACTGCCGGGGTAGATGCCGCCATGCAAACCGGGCTGTATGAACTTTTGGAAACATTAAAAAAAGAGATGACCATTATTATGGTTACCCATGATATCAGTGCGGTAGCAGTATGTATAGATGATATAGCCTGTTTAAACAAGCATTTGTCGTATCACCATGCCGAGGAAGGGCTGACCGCAGAAGCTTTGTCTGAAACCTATAACTGCCCAATCCAGCTTATTGCGCACGGGCAGGTGCCCCACCGGGTGCTGAAGGAACACGTATGA
- the ftsA gene encoding cell division protein FtsA: MKRRQIAAIDVGTSKICTVMADTENGDLRILGVGVVASRGMQKGMVVNLNEAKEAIRESVSMAERTAGYKLKSALIGVTGKHINSKNNRGVISITRNDHLVRQSDLQRAIDIASSITMPQDRKVLHIIPRNYSVDGQEGVSNPVGMHGFRLDVETHIITAASNSIENLTKCIRAAGVEIDDLVFNPLASAEAALTDEEREKGVILADIGGGTTDIAAFKGNSIYHTSVLPIAGSQVTHDISVGLGIPFEMADDIKQRYSSVIPGECNDASFVESGHTFSYPDLCEIVRMRVEELLRLTILELPSDDYSKMVPSGLVITGGTANLPGIAELGSEVLRIPVRVGTPPNLFGVSDILNDPACTNVVGMLLWSINNRDASKSHPANEESAKGGFISRMFGNPKN, translated from the coding sequence ATGAAAAGGAGACAGATAGCAGCCATAGACGTTGGTACAAGTAAAATCTGTACCGTTATGGCTGACACCGAAAACGGAGACCTTAGGATACTGGGCGTAGGGGTGGTAGCATCCCGCGGTATGCAAAAGGGCATGGTGGTTAACCTGAATGAAGCCAAAGAAGCCATCCGTGAGTCGGTAAGCATGGCAGAGAGAACTGCCGGTTATAAACTCAAATCCGCCCTGATAGGCGTGACCGGAAAACACATTAACTCCAAAAACAACCGCGGGGTTATCAGTATAACCCGCAATGACCACCTGGTGCGCCAGAGTGACCTGCAAAGGGCTATAGATATTGCCAGCAGCATCACCATGCCCCAGGACAGAAAAGTACTCCACATCATCCCCCGCAATTATTCGGTGGATGGGCAGGAAGGCGTCAGTAATCCGGTGGGCATGCATGGCTTCCGCCTGGATGTAGAAACCCATATTATTACCGCCGCTTCCAATTCAATTGAAAATTTAACCAAGTGCATCCGTGCTGCCGGCGTAGAGATTGATGACCTGGTCTTCAATCCTTTAGCCAGTGCTGAAGCAGCACTAACCGATGAGGAACGCGAAAAGGGCGTTATTCTGGCTGACATCGGTGGCGGCACTACAGATATAGCTGCCTTTAAAGGCAACAGTATTTACCATACATCGGTTCTGCCCATTGCCGGTTCACAGGTAACCCATGATATTTCTGTGGGCTTGGGCATCCCCTTTGAAATGGCCGATGATATCAAACAGAGATACAGCAGTGTAATACCCGGTGAATGTAATGACGCAAGCTTTGTTGAAAGCGGACATACCTTCTCTTATCCTGACCTTTGCGAGATTGTCAGGATGCGGGTGGAAGAGCTGCTTCGCCTTACTATCCTTGAGTTACCCAGTGATGATTATTCCAAGATGGTGCCTTCCGGGTTGGTAATAACCGGCGGTACTGCCAACCTGCCCGGCATTGCCGAGCTTGGCAGCGAAGTACTGCGGATTCCGGTACGGGTAGGTACTCCCCCCAATTTATTTGGTGTATCGGATATCTTAAATGACCCCGCCTGTACCAATGTTGTCGGTATGCTGCTTTGGAGTATCAATAACCGTGATGCTTCAAAAAGCCATCCAGCCAATGAAGAGAGCGCCAAAGGCGGCTTTATCTCACGAATGTTCGGGAATCCAAAAAATTAA
- a CDS encoding DUF5343 domain-containing protein: MANLKGSKPLPPYVSYRTFLNFLLGLQEAIPSRLDRSFWGDKWSGSTGTQLMAALRFLGLADNEGMPREKLRRLVDAKGEDRTLILRQIALEGYEFVFNSSADPESLTYAQLEELFHNSFKVADDVVRKCIKFFLGLAEDADIPISPFVTKKSRTARSGAGTKKVSRKIMPRTASHVLIPDNTMKIPENSDMDKVLLGKFPTFDPAWTDEVKVKWFEAFDVLLKKVSKS, from the coding sequence ATGGCTAATCTGAAAGGCTCAAAACCCTTACCCCCATATGTATCATACCGGACCTTTTTAAACTTTCTTTTAGGCTTACAGGAGGCCATTCCGTCCCGCCTTGACCGCAGTTTTTGGGGTGATAAGTGGTCAGGCAGTACCGGTACCCAGCTAATGGCGGCTTTGCGGTTTTTGGGCTTGGCGGATAATGAGGGTATGCCGAGGGAAAAGCTGCGCCGTTTGGTGGATGCCAAAGGGGAAGACAGAACGCTGATACTCAGGCAGATTGCCCTTGAAGGGTATGAGTTTGTGTTTAATTCGTCTGCTGACCCGGAGTCCCTTACCTATGCCCAGCTGGAAGAGCTCTTTCATAATAGCTTTAAAGTAGCGGATGACGTAGTCCGCAAGTGCATAAAGTTCTTTTTGGGGCTGGCGGAAGATGCGGATATACCAATTTCCCCGTTTGTTACCAAAAAATCACGTACTGCCAGGTCAGGTGCCGGTACTAAAAAGGTGTCACGGAAGATTATGCCGAGGACTGCTTCGCATGTTCTAATTCCGGATAATACAATGAAAATTCCAGAAAATTCAGATATGGACAAGGTATTACTGGGTAAATTCCCCACTTTTGACCCTGCCTGGACGGACGAAGTTAAGGTAAAATGGTTTGAAGCTTTTGACGTTTTGCTTAAAAAAGTGTCAAAGAGCTGA
- the ftsZ gene encoding cell division protein FtsZ, which yields MSKKVYVPSGAKIKVIGCGGAGSNAVTRMVRDNIQGVEFIAVNTDAQHLAITEAATRIQIGERCTRGLGAGGNHTMGKAAAEESMSELKENVIGADMVFVTAGMGGGTGTGSAPVVAKIAKESGALTIAVCTKPFCFEGAHRMQTAEEGINNIVDSVDTLIIIPNDRLLDMVDQKTGVDGAFKLADEVLCNGVKAIAEVITVPGIINLDFADVKAVMKDAGPAWMSIGKGAGQNRASDAARAALASPLLDIAVDGAKGVIYNVCGGEDLSLMEVNSAADVIRQAVDPEANIIFGVSTDPRMGKEVQITLIATGFATKESMLSNNHEKEMTRMMKGLRSKTQEELEVPSFMRYRSAQPSIRKPAPPAHQAPPRFLSR from the coding sequence ATGTCAAAGAAAGTATATGTACCCAGTGGCGCAAAGATTAAAGTTATCGGGTGCGGCGGCGCAGGCAGCAACGCTGTAACCCGTATGGTCAGGGATAATATCCAGGGGGTAGAGTTTATAGCCGTAAATACAGATGCCCAGCATCTGGCTATTACCGAAGCAGCTACCCGAATCCAGATTGGCGAACGCTGCACCCGCGGGTTGGGTGCCGGCGGTAACCACACCATGGGCAAAGCTGCTGCCGAAGAAAGCATGAGTGAGCTCAAGGAAAACGTAATAGGCGCTGATATGGTTTTTGTAACCGCCGGTATGGGTGGCGGCACAGGCACAGGCTCAGCCCCGGTGGTTGCCAAAATAGCCAAGGAATCAGGTGCCCTGACCATTGCAGTATGCACCAAGCCTTTCTGCTTTGAGGGCGCTCACCGTATGCAAACCGCCGAAGAGGGCATAAATAATATAGTAGACAGCGTGGATACGCTTATAATTATCCCCAATGACCGCCTGCTGGACATGGTTGACCAGAAAACAGGGGTTGACGGGGCTTTTAAACTGGCTGACGAAGTTCTGTGCAACGGCGTCAAAGCTATTGCCGAGGTTATCACCGTGCCGGGTATCATCAACCTGGACTTTGCAGATGTAAAAGCCGTCATGAAAGATGCCGGTCCCGCCTGGATGTCTATAGGCAAAGGTGCCGGACAAAACCGGGCTTCCGATGCCGCCAGAGCCGCCCTGGCCAGCCCCCTGCTGGATATTGCGGTGGACGGGGCTAAGGGTGTTATTTATAACGTCTGCGGCGGTGAAGACCTGTCCCTTATGGAAGTAAACTCCGCGGCTGATGTTATCCGCCAGGCGGTTGACCCTGAGGCCAATATTATCTTTGGTGTAAGCACTGACCCCCGCATGGGTAAGGAAGTACAGATAACCCTGATAGCCACCGGCTTTGCCACCAAAGAGAGCATGCTCTCCAATAACCATGAAAAAGAAATGACCCGTATGATGAAAGGTCTGCGCAGCAAGACCCAGGAAGAACTGGAAGTGCCCTCGTTTATGCGCTACCGCTCCGCTCAGCCTTCCATCCGGAAACCGGCTCCCCCCGCCCATCAGGCCCCGCCGCGTTTCTTAAGCAGATAA